In Pungitius pungitius chromosome 2, fPunPun2.1, whole genome shotgun sequence, a single window of DNA contains:
- the slbp gene encoding histone RNA hairpin-binding protein isoform X6, with the protein MLSLGEVRRHHGALRFTTPESTGPVSRCSKQADWGSQVEDDEMRRGVHRDMQRRRILGAEVTQRERKTSSGSSGSCDSKEGDNMETDEAVLLRRQKQINYGKNTLAYDRYVNEVPKHMRQSGVHPKTPNKFRKYSRRSWDQQIKLWKVKLHAWDPPTEDGQDNVLDNISEELGLGDVMDVELDFPNLPDTQNASITHSLSLDKEDCLGTPVKVQKTESPVEPEMA; encoded by the exons ATGTTATCTCTAGGCGAGGTACGGAGACACCACGGGGCTCTTCG TTTCACAACTCCAGAGAGCACAGGCCCGGTGTCTCGCTGTAGCAAACAGGCTGACTGGGGCAGCCAGGTGGAGGATGATGAGATGAGGAGGGGTGTacacagagacatgcagcg GAGGCGGATACTGGGTGCAGAGGTCactcagagggagagaaagacctCGTCTGGCTCTTCTGGGAG ctgtgacTCAAAAGAGGGAGACAACATGGAGACTGATGAGGCTGTGTTGCTACGGCGACAGAAACAAATAAACTATGGCAAGAACACACTGGCCTATGACCGATATGTCAATGAAGTTCCAAa ACACATGCGTCAGTCAGGTGTTCACCCAAAGACTCCCAATAAGTTCAGGAAGTACAGCCGTCGCTCCTGGGACCAGCAGATCAAACTGTGGAAAGTCAAACTGCACGCCTGGGACCCCCCAACAGAGGATGGCCAAGACAATGTCCTGGATAACAT CAGTGAGGAGCTGGGTCTTGGAGATGTAATGGACGTTGAGCTGGACTTCCCTAACTTACCAGACACCCAGAATGCCTCAATCACACACAGCCTTTCTCTTGAC AAGGAAGACTGCTTAGGCACTCCAGTTAAAGTACAGAAGACTGAAAGTCCAGTTGAGCCTGAAATGGCATAG
- the slbp gene encoding histone RNA hairpin-binding protein isoform X5, with translation MLSLGEVRRHHGALRFTTPESTGPVSRCSKQADWGSQVEDDEMRRGVHRDMQRYRRRILGAEVTQRERKTSSGSSGSCDSKEGDNMETDEAVLLRRQKQINYGKNTLAYDRYVNEVPKHMRQSGVHPKTPNKFRKYSRRSWDQQIKLWKVKLHAWDPPTEDGQDNVLDNISEELGLGDVMDVELDFPNLPDTQNASITHSLSLDKEDCLGTPVKVQKTESPVEPEMA, from the exons ATGTTATCTCTAGGCGAGGTACGGAGACACCACGGGGCTCTTCG TTTCACAACTCCAGAGAGCACAGGCCCGGTGTCTCGCTGTAGCAAACAGGCTGACTGGGGCAGCCAGGTGGAGGATGATGAGATGAGGAGGGGTGTacacagagacatgcagcg TTACAGGAGGCGGATACTGGGTGCAGAGGTCactcagagggagagaaagacctCGTCTGGCTCTTCTGGGAG ctgtgacTCAAAAGAGGGAGACAACATGGAGACTGATGAGGCTGTGTTGCTACGGCGACAGAAACAAATAAACTATGGCAAGAACACACTGGCCTATGACCGATATGTCAATGAAGTTCCAAa ACACATGCGTCAGTCAGGTGTTCACCCAAAGACTCCCAATAAGTTCAGGAAGTACAGCCGTCGCTCCTGGGACCAGCAGATCAAACTGTGGAAAGTCAAACTGCACGCCTGGGACCCCCCAACAGAGGATGGCCAAGACAATGTCCTGGATAACAT CAGTGAGGAGCTGGGTCTTGGAGATGTAATGGACGTTGAGCTGGACTTCCCTAACTTACCAGACACCCAGAATGCCTCAATCACACACAGCCTTTCTCTTGAC AAGGAAGACTGCTTAGGCACTCCAGTTAAAGTACAGAAGACTGAAAGTCCAGTTGAGCCTGAAATGGCATAG
- the slbp gene encoding histone RNA hairpin-binding protein isoform X4, producing the protein MLSLGEVRRHHGALRYVIASTERSAGFTTPESTGPVSRCSKQADWGSQVEDDEMRRGVHRDMQRYRRRILGAEVTQRERKTSSGSSGSCDSKEGDNMETDEAVLLRRQKQINYGKNTLAYDRYVNEVPKHMRQSGVHPKTPNKFRKYSRRSWDQQIKLWKVKLHAWDPPTEDGQDNVLDNISEELGLGDVMDVELDFPNLPDTQNASITHSLSLDKEDCLGTPVKVQKTESPVEPEMA; encoded by the exons ATGTTATCTCTAGGCGAGGTACGGAGACACCACGGGGCTCTTCGGTATGTAATCGCTAGTACCGAACGCAGTGCAGG TTTCACAACTCCAGAGAGCACAGGCCCGGTGTCTCGCTGTAGCAAACAGGCTGACTGGGGCAGCCAGGTGGAGGATGATGAGATGAGGAGGGGTGTacacagagacatgcagcg TTACAGGAGGCGGATACTGGGTGCAGAGGTCactcagagggagagaaagacctCGTCTGGCTCTTCTGGGAG ctgtgacTCAAAAGAGGGAGACAACATGGAGACTGATGAGGCTGTGTTGCTACGGCGACAGAAACAAATAAACTATGGCAAGAACACACTGGCCTATGACCGATATGTCAATGAAGTTCCAAa ACACATGCGTCAGTCAGGTGTTCACCCAAAGACTCCCAATAAGTTCAGGAAGTACAGCCGTCGCTCCTGGGACCAGCAGATCAAACTGTGGAAAGTCAAACTGCACGCCTGGGACCCCCCAACAGAGGATGGCCAAGACAATGTCCTGGATAACAT CAGTGAGGAGCTGGGTCTTGGAGATGTAATGGACGTTGAGCTGGACTTCCCTAACTTACCAGACACCCAGAATGCCTCAATCACACACAGCCTTTCTCTTGAC AAGGAAGACTGCTTAGGCACTCCAGTTAAAGTACAGAAGACTGAAAGTCCAGTTGAGCCTGAAATGGCATAG
- the slbp gene encoding histone RNA hairpin-binding protein isoform X1 — protein sequence MSDWTRRRDANNSEIENRTYGPSRWSNCRKRGIDGSLRANREGHGAAGDTDCSTKHSDKRHDGFTTPESTGPVSRCSKQADWGSQVEDDEMRRGVHRDMQRYRRRILGAEVTQRERKTSSGSSGSCDSKEGDNMETDEAVLLRRQKQINYGKNTLAYDRYVNEVPKHMRQSGVHPKTPNKFRKYSRRSWDQQIKLWKVKLHAWDPPTEDGQDNVLDNISEELGLGDVMDVELDFPNLPDTQNASITHSLSLDKEDCLGTPVKVQKTESPVEPEMA from the exons ATGTCCGACTGGACCAGACGACGGGATGCTAACAACAGCGAAATTGAAAATAG GACCTATGGCCCGTCGCGGTGGTCCAATTGCAGGAAACGGGGCATCGACGGAAGCCTGCGGGCCAACCGGGAGGGGCACGGGGCTGCCGGGGATACCGACTGCAGCACCAAGCACTCCGACAAGAGGCATGATGG TTTCACAACTCCAGAGAGCACAGGCCCGGTGTCTCGCTGTAGCAAACAGGCTGACTGGGGCAGCCAGGTGGAGGATGATGAGATGAGGAGGGGTGTacacagagacatgcagcg TTACAGGAGGCGGATACTGGGTGCAGAGGTCactcagagggagagaaagacctCGTCTGGCTCTTCTGGGAG ctgtgacTCAAAAGAGGGAGACAACATGGAGACTGATGAGGCTGTGTTGCTACGGCGACAGAAACAAATAAACTATGGCAAGAACACACTGGCCTATGACCGATATGTCAATGAAGTTCCAAa ACACATGCGTCAGTCAGGTGTTCACCCAAAGACTCCCAATAAGTTCAGGAAGTACAGCCGTCGCTCCTGGGACCAGCAGATCAAACTGTGGAAAGTCAAACTGCACGCCTGGGACCCCCCAACAGAGGATGGCCAAGACAATGTCCTGGATAACAT CAGTGAGGAGCTGGGTCTTGGAGATGTAATGGACGTTGAGCTGGACTTCCCTAACTTACCAGACACCCAGAATGCCTCAATCACACACAGCCTTTCTCTTGAC AAGGAAGACTGCTTAGGCACTCCAGTTAAAGTACAGAAGACTGAAAGTCCAGTTGAGCCTGAAATGGCATAG
- the slbp gene encoding histone RNA hairpin-binding protein isoform X2: protein MSDWTRRRDANNSEIENRTYGPSRWSNCRKRGIDGSLRANREGHGAAGDTDCSTKHSDKRHDGFTTPESTGPVSRCSKQADWGSQVEDDEMRRGVHRDMQRYRRRILGAEVTQRERKTSSGSSGSCDSKEGDNMETDEAVLLRRQKQINYGKNTLAYDRYVNEVPKHMRQSGVHPKTPNKFRKYSRRSWDQQIKLWKVKLHAWDPPTEDGQDNVLDNIEELGLGDVMDVELDFPNLPDTQNASITHSLSLDKEDCLGTPVKVQKTESPVEPEMA from the exons ATGTCCGACTGGACCAGACGACGGGATGCTAACAACAGCGAAATTGAAAATAG GACCTATGGCCCGTCGCGGTGGTCCAATTGCAGGAAACGGGGCATCGACGGAAGCCTGCGGGCCAACCGGGAGGGGCACGGGGCTGCCGGGGATACCGACTGCAGCACCAAGCACTCCGACAAGAGGCATGATGG TTTCACAACTCCAGAGAGCACAGGCCCGGTGTCTCGCTGTAGCAAACAGGCTGACTGGGGCAGCCAGGTGGAGGATGATGAGATGAGGAGGGGTGTacacagagacatgcagcg TTACAGGAGGCGGATACTGGGTGCAGAGGTCactcagagggagagaaagacctCGTCTGGCTCTTCTGGGAG ctgtgacTCAAAAGAGGGAGACAACATGGAGACTGATGAGGCTGTGTTGCTACGGCGACAGAAACAAATAAACTATGGCAAGAACACACTGGCCTATGACCGATATGTCAATGAAGTTCCAAa ACACATGCGTCAGTCAGGTGTTCACCCAAAGACTCCCAATAAGTTCAGGAAGTACAGCCGTCGCTCCTGGGACCAGCAGATCAAACTGTGGAAAGTCAAACTGCACGCCTGGGACCCCCCAACAGAGGATGGCCAAGACAATGTCCTGGATAACAT TGAGGAGCTGGGTCTTGGAGATGTAATGGACGTTGAGCTGGACTTCCCTAACTTACCAGACACCCAGAATGCCTCAATCACACACAGCCTTTCTCTTGAC AAGGAAGACTGCTTAGGCACTCCAGTTAAAGTACAGAAGACTGAAAGTCCAGTTGAGCCTGAAATGGCATAG
- the slbp gene encoding histone RNA hairpin-binding protein isoform X3 has product MSDWTRRRDANNSEIENRTYGPSRWSNCRKRGIDGSLRANREGHGAAGDTDCSTKHSDKRHDGFTTPESTGPVSRCSKQADWGSQVEDDEMRRGVHRDMQRRRILGAEVTQRERKTSSGSSGSCDSKEGDNMETDEAVLLRRQKQINYGKNTLAYDRYVNEVPKHMRQSGVHPKTPNKFRKYSRRSWDQQIKLWKVKLHAWDPPTEDGQDNVLDNISEELGLGDVMDVELDFPNLPDTQNASITHSLSLDKEDCLGTPVKVQKTESPVEPEMA; this is encoded by the exons ATGTCCGACTGGACCAGACGACGGGATGCTAACAACAGCGAAATTGAAAATAG GACCTATGGCCCGTCGCGGTGGTCCAATTGCAGGAAACGGGGCATCGACGGAAGCCTGCGGGCCAACCGGGAGGGGCACGGGGCTGCCGGGGATACCGACTGCAGCACCAAGCACTCCGACAAGAGGCATGATGG TTTCACAACTCCAGAGAGCACAGGCCCGGTGTCTCGCTGTAGCAAACAGGCTGACTGGGGCAGCCAGGTGGAGGATGATGAGATGAGGAGGGGTGTacacagagacatgcagcg GAGGCGGATACTGGGTGCAGAGGTCactcagagggagagaaagacctCGTCTGGCTCTTCTGGGAG ctgtgacTCAAAAGAGGGAGACAACATGGAGACTGATGAGGCTGTGTTGCTACGGCGACAGAAACAAATAAACTATGGCAAGAACACACTGGCCTATGACCGATATGTCAATGAAGTTCCAAa ACACATGCGTCAGTCAGGTGTTCACCCAAAGACTCCCAATAAGTTCAGGAAGTACAGCCGTCGCTCCTGGGACCAGCAGATCAAACTGTGGAAAGTCAAACTGCACGCCTGGGACCCCCCAACAGAGGATGGCCAAGACAATGTCCTGGATAACAT CAGTGAGGAGCTGGGTCTTGGAGATGTAATGGACGTTGAGCTGGACTTCCCTAACTTACCAGACACCCAGAATGCCTCAATCACACACAGCCTTTCTCTTGAC AAGGAAGACTGCTTAGGCACTCCAGTTAAAGTACAGAAGACTGAAAGTCCAGTTGAGCCTGAAATGGCATAG